The nucleotide window TATACGGCAGTGATTCAATGTCGCCCACAGTACCTCCGATCTCCGTAATAATAATATCGTAGTTCTGTTTGGCCAGAATTTTAATCCTGCGTTTTATTTCGTTCGTAATATGCGGAATAACCTGAACAGTCTTGCCTAAGAAGTCGCCTTTTCTCTCTTTCTCAATAACAGTCTGGTAGATCTTACCTGTCGTAACGTTGTTGTTTTGTGAAGTGTTGGAATCCAGGAACCTTTCGTAATGGCCTAAATCAAGATCGGTTTCGGCGCCGTCTTCAGTTACATAGCATTCGCCATGCTCATAAGGATTTAAAGTTCCGGGGTCAATATTGATATAGGGATCAAGTTTTTGGATAGTTACATTAAATCCCCTTGATTTCAGCAATAAACCAAGCGATGCCGCAACAATTCCTTTCCCCAAAGAGGAAGTCACACCCCCCGTGACGAAGATGTACTTCGTGTTCTTTTTACTCATTAGATTAGGTTTGCGCAAAGTTAGGCTAAAAAGTTTAACAGGGCAATTTGCGCATTTCAAAATTTAATCTGCTTCAGATATTATATATGGTAAAATGAAGCATCAGCCTATCAATTCTTGAGACGATAAAAGAGGATCAATATTGTATTTCATGCAGGTGACAGTTTCTGCAGGCAGGATTTTTGATATGCCGGTAACTGCACCTCATCCGGAACCCAAACTCTCTGATTCCGGGACATCAGTCAAATATGAACAGAATGAATAACAGATACCGGGCACTTGTTATCTTTACCGTGACCTTTGCACTGGTTTACAATTTTTCGCTTTGGTATGCGTCCCAACTTTCAGATGTAAGCTCTGTTATACTCTCTGTTGAGAAGCATATTCATTTCCTTCCGTGGACCATTGTTCCGTACCTTTCGAGTGGTGCATTTTTCTGGATCACATTTTCGTTACTGAAAAATAATGACCAATTGGAGGTTTTCCTGAAGCGCGTACTTTTTATGACTGTTGCTGCAGGTTTGATATTTGTTGCAGCCCCCTTAAAATATGCTTATCCCCGACCTGAAATTGAGAATCCACTCTACCGTGGACTGTTTTGGCTGCTGGAAGGTGTGGACGATCCCTACAACCAGTCACCTTCGCTTCACGTAGCTTTTTCCTTTGCGTTCTGGACTGTCTTCCGTGAAGTAAAATCACGGTGGCGGCCGCTTATTGCAGTCTGGCTGGCCATGGTAGCCCTATCCACTCTCACCACCTATCAGCATCACCTTATTGATGTTTTTACAGGCAGCATTCTGGCCCATTTCACCTTCCTTCTGTTTCCATCCGGGCCTGTGCAAAATTCTTCACGCAACCTGCATACCGCCAATTTTTTCTTCCTGGGCGCATGGTGCACACTTGCCGGTGCCTTTGTTCTGGCCGACTATCTGAGTCCAAACTGGATTTCACTTTTGGTACCTTCTACCCTACTTTTTCTGCTTGGTCTGCTGTTCCAGCTTAGGCTCCTGGGATATATTAGACGGCAAACAGTAAGAGTGAATAACGTTCGTGAACGGTAGTAAGCGTTAATTTACAATGCGTCAATCGCAAATCTTTACGATTTGAAGCTGAAATATGGCGACTTGAAATATCATGTCATTTTTTTTCAGGAAATTCGCGGCATGGCAAAACTCAAAACTGCATATTTCTGTCAGAATTGCGGAACTCAGTATCCTCAATGGTTAGGACAATGCAAGAATTGTGGCGAATGGAATACCCTTGTGGAGGAAATAGTAGAAAAATCTCCGGCCAGGACCACAGGCAGCAAATCCAAACAGCATATCATCAACATCATTGAAGTTGAGACCAGTGAGGAACCGCGCATTACAACACCTTCCGAGGAACTGAACCGCGTACTGGGCGGCGGTATCGTGCTGGGCTCAGTGACCCTCATAGGTGGCGAACCGGGGATTGGCAAATCCACGCTTCTACTGCAGCTTGCCCTGAAGATGAAGAAAAAGATTCTTTATGTGTCCGGCGAGGAGAGTGCGTCACAGATTAAAATGCGGGCCGACAGGCTTACAGAACTTCAGAACCCGAACTGCTACCTTTTCACCGAAACGTCAGTGGAAAAAATCCTGCACGAAGCAAAAAAACTGCAGCCCGATTTTGTAATTATCGACTCCATACAGACGCTGCAAAGCCAGCTTATTGAAAGTTCGCCCGGCACGGTTTCACAGATACGGGAATGCTCCAATGAGATTATTAAATTTGCCAAAGACAGCAATACACCTGTTTTTCTGGTAGGCCACATCACCAAAGACGGTCAGATTGCAGGGCCCAAGGTGCTGGAACATATGGTAGATGTAGTACTTAATTTTGACGGAGACCGCAACCATCTTTTCCGCCTTTTGCGTGCCAATAAAAACCGTTTCGGATCTACGTCAGAAATTGGAATTTACGAAATGGTGGCGCAGGGACTTAAGGAAATAAAAAACCCTTCAGAAATACTGATTACAAAAAAGTTTGAGGAACTCTCGGGCAATTCGGTAGCCGTTACGCTGGAAGGCAACCGGCCGATGCTTATCGAGATTCAGGCTCTTGTAAGTTCTGCGGTATACGGAACACCGCAAAGAAGCTGTACAGGATATGATTCCAAGCGTCTGAATATGCTGCTGGCAGTTTTGGAAAAACGTGCCGGGTTTCAGTTGGGAGCCAAAGATGTATTCCTGAACATCACCGGAGGCATCAAAACCGACGATCCGGCGCTGGACCTGGCCGTAGTAGCGTCTATACTTTCAAGCAATGAGGACAGCGCGATTTCGGAACACTTCTGCTTCGCCGGTGAAATTGGTCTGAGTGGCGAAATCCGTCCGGTAGCACAGATTGAGCAGCGTATTTCTGAAGCCGAAAAGCTGGGCTATGAACAAATATTTGTTTCCAAACTGAACAAACTTCCCAAAAGAAAGTCCGGGATTATTGTAGAGGAGGTTAGCAAGGTGGAAGAATTTCATGACCGTCTTTTTTAAATTCACCGAGCCATCATGCGGAAGATATTTATAGTTATATTTGGTAAAACTTACCATTAAAACACAAACCGCATGAAAAGGAATCTCGCCCTTCTTTACTCATTCTGTACTGCCCTGTTATGTGCTCAGACCTCCTTATTTCAGAATCCGGTGAATCCGGCCCACCTTCTGCCTAACCAAAGACTTCATGAAGACCTGTCGGCTTCCTATACATCTACAACTTATTACCTGCAGCCCGCTTTTAACACTGAAACTGATCTGTAAATACAGCTCCCAACTGGAAAGAAGCTCCGTGCCAGCCTCACCAAAACGTTCAGATATACCAACAAAAGTACATCATTTGCGTACGCAATTGAAAACGAACCGGAATCCGAGCTTGTGTTTTCGCGCTACGGCAATATGCTTTCGGGCATGTATGCCTCATCTGAAGGCGAAAAAATAATGTTCCAGCAAACAGATGACAAGATCATTGCAGTTTCACTGATTAATGAGGCATACATCAACAGCCGGGATTCCAGTATGGATTTCCTGATTCCGGCTGCGGCAAGCCATAAAACAAACCAGAACATCTGCCTTTCACAGACACCTGCCTGCGGGGCCACGACCATTGATGTCATGGTGGTGTACACCTCAGCTGCCAGACTGGGCTGGGGAAGCGTGGCACAAAGTAATTCGCAGATTGCTACTGCCATCACCAATTTCAACCTGTCGCTTATTAATTCGGGAATACCGGATACTACAATAAATCTGGTCTATGCCGGCGAAATAGATTACACCGAGAGTGGAAACATTAGTACCGACCTAAACAGACTGCGTTTGCCGGCAGACGGATTTATGGATGATGCACACACACTGAGAACCACATACGGTGCAGATTTATGTGCTTTGATTACAGCAACACCTACCAACACCTGCGGCCTGGGTTATCTAAACACCAATCCTTCCAACTACAGCAATAGCGCGGCGTTTTCGGTTTCGTTAAGGAACTGTGCTGTATCGAATTATACTTTAAGCCATGAAATAAGACACAATATGGGTCTTAACCATGACTGGTATGTGAACCAAAGCAATAACCCCTGCTCCAATATGCACGGCTATGTAAATCAAACTGCAGTTACACTTGGCACAGCCAGTTCCACGTCACAGCGCTGGCGTACGCTCATGGCTTATAATGACGAATGTGCCGATGCGGGCATCAACTGCTCCAGAACCAACCGGTGGGCCAACCCGTTGGTTAATTACAATGGTGAACCTACCGGAATAGCAGCTCCGAATCCCACACCGTCTGATGAAGCTTTCGGTTTCGCACGTTTTGCATGCGTGGTTGCCGATTTTATGCCAACTGCAAACATGAACACTGTAGAATCGGTTATTGACACCAGGAATGAATTGACTGTATATCCAAATCCGGCTTCAGAGGAAATCAATATCAGCACCGGAAACAGTGAGGCCAATACCTTCCGGATCATCAACATGGCAGGGCAGGTTGTACATACAGGTAAGAATAGAACGGTAAACATACGGCATTTGAGTCCGGGCGAATACATCCTGACGGTTTCGGACACTGACGGAGCGTTTAAGGGCTCAGCAAAATTCATCGTAAAATAACCCTGCACTAAAGGTTACTGAAGCTCTTTTCAGGCAACAGCTCAATAAGCAGGCCTCATAAGGTCTGTTACTGCCAATTTATATAAATTAGCAGATGAATTTTTTGGCACATTCCTACCTGGCATTTTCGGACGGACATATCGTGGGACAGTTCCTGCAGGATTTCATCCGGAACAAAGACCGGTTTTCGTTTCCGCCTGAAATTGTGGAAGGGATACTGCTGCACCGCGAGATTGATACCTTTACGGATGCGCATCCTGAGATCCATGAGGCCAAAAAGGTTTTCAGTCCACTCGTGCGGCTCTATTCGGGCGCGTTTGTAGATGTAGCGTTTGACTATTTCCTGGCCAACCACTTACCTGAAGAAACTTTAAAACTGCATGCAGAAAGGGTTTACGGAGTTTTGGGACACCATCTGCATCTTTTCCCGCCCCCATTTCACCGAATGCTTGAGGGAATGGAAAGAGATAACTGGCTTTATCATTACCGGGAGGAGCAGGGCATTCATTTTTCATTCCGTAACGTCCTGAACAAGGCGAGATATCTGGATAAAAACCTGGCTGTTTTCGAGGTCTTCCTGAACAACAGACCTCAGCTTGAAGCTCATTTCATGAAATTTTTCCCCGACCTGGTGAGACATGCTGAAACTTTCAACAGCCGCTTTCGCATCTAGAAATTCCGGTAAAGGTAACGGTCCGGATAACTGAGTTTATGGCTTTGCCTGTTGCCGTTTACGATAATATGAATGATGTTGATCTGATCGTCAAAAAGATTATAAAGCACACTCACGGCGGCTTCTACCTTTTTGGGAGAATCAAGTTTCTGCGATTCCAGGTAAATATTCACCGCTTCACTGTCTTCTTCAAATCCGAGATAAGTCAGATTTAACACCTTATTGTCTGCTTTCAGTTTCAGATGGCCGGAAAGGTAATTAATAAGTAATGTGTTTATTTTTGGCTGATACGACTCATTATTAAAGTGCAGTGCCTCGCCATATTTTTCCTTTAGCGCGTTTTCCAGATCATCCAGGAAAAACCTGGCGCTGATCTCAAAGGTTTTGGATGATGCATTGTATCTGAATTCAACCGAACCTACATGATAGGGGTGTATTTCGCTTGCGGGAAGAGCCGAAAACAGAAAGAGGGATATCAGGACCAGCAGTTTATGCATCTGCCAAAATTAGAAATAAATTTTGTATTATCGCCAGCTTAAAACAACGGCCGATGCAGGATTTTCTATTTTATCTGAGTTTGGGTTGGGAGCACATAATCTCCCTTGACGCCCTGGATCACCAGCTCTTTGTACTGGTACTGGTTGTGGTTTTCAGCATGAAGGACTGGAAAAAAATCCTCTGGCTAATTACCGCATTCACCATAGGCCACTCCATCACATTGGCACTAAGTGTATTGGATTTGGTAAAGGTACCGGGCCAATGGGTAGAGTTCCTGATACCACTCACCATTTTTATCACGGCTGCAGACAATATCCTGATGAAAAACAGACAGCAGAATCTGATGAAAATGAACCATTATCTGGCGATGATTTTCGGCCTCATCCATGGAATGGGTTTCGCAAACACCGCGCGGATGACAATGGCCAGTGAGCAGGATCTGTTTTTACCTTTACTGGGTTTCAATATTGGCCTGGAACTGGGACAAATTCTTGTAGTTGCGCTCATTCTCGCACTGCAATGGCTTATTTTGGCGATTTTTAAAGCCAACCGCAAAGACTGGATACTTTTTGTTTCGGCAGGAGTTTTTGCTTTGTCTCTGCAGATGACGCTGGAAAGGCTGCCCTTTTGATTACATTGATTACTCATTTATCTGGATTTAGCAGAATTCAGTAACATTTTGCTAAATTTAAACACTACTTCATTAAATCCGTTTTATATGAAACTTTTTAGTCTGCTGCTCGCCATGCTGTTGCCCATGAGTTTTTGCGCTCAGAATATCCAGAATAATCCGGGAAGCAACCATGGAAACAAATTTGAACAGCTGGGAACCATCCTGCCCACTCCCAATGTGTATCGGAATGCCTCCGGCGCGCCCGGGCACCAATATTGGCAAAACCGCGCAGATTACGAAATTACGGCGTATCTGGATGAGGAAAAAAGAAATCTGCGGGGATCGGAGACTTTGACTTATTATAATAATTCACCGGACGAACTGGAATATCTGTGGCTGCAACTGGATGAAAACCAGCAGTCCTCAGTAAATAATGCAGGCTATGATATGGAATCCACCCTGCCACGTCAAATTACAACAGACCGCCTGAAAGTGACCGATCTGCCGGCAAAGGATAACGGCTACGGTGTAAATCTGGAAAAAGTTACTGATGCCGCGGGAAATCCCCTGCCCTACACCGTGAATAAAACCATGATGCGGATAGACCTGCCCAGACCGCTGAAAAGCGGAGAAAAATACACGTTTAAAATAGACTGGAATTACAATATTCCCAACCGTATAACAATGGGCGGCCGTGGTGGCTATGAACATTTTCCTGAAGACGGTAATGATCTGTACACCATAACACAATGGTTTCCCCGGATGTGCGTATACAGCGACTTTAAAGGCTGGCAGCATAACCAGTTTACGGGAAGAGGTGAATTTGCGCTCCCCTTCGGCAACTACAAAGTCTCCATGAATGTTCCCGCTGACCATATTGTTGCTTCAACAGGTGAAGGAAAGAATTTTGAAACAGTTCTGACACCTACTCAGCTTGCGCGGTGGAAAAAAGCCCAAACAGCTTCAGAACCAATTGAAATAGTTACTTTGGAGGAGGCCAAAAAAGCCGAAAAAACCAGGTCAAAACAGAGAAAAACCTGGTTTTTTGAGGCCGAAAACGTGCGCGATTTTGCGTGGACATCTTCCCGGAAATTTATTTGGGACGGTATGAAGGTTGTAATTCCTGAAAACAACAATCAGGTGATGGCCATGAGCCTCTACCCAAAAGAATCTTATCATCTTTACCGTAAATTTTCAACCCGGGCAGTTGCGCACACCATCCTTACCTACAGTGAATTCACAATTCCGTACCCCTATCCGGTGGCGCAGTCGGTGGAAGCTGCCAACGGTATGGAATATCCTATGATTTGCTTCAATTATGGCAGGACAGAAAAAGACGGGACTTATTCTGAGGGAATCAAGAACGGAATGATCGGCGTGATTATTCACGAAGTCGGACACAACTTTTTCCCAATGATTGTAAATTCAGACGAAAGGCAGTGGTCCTGGATGGATGAAGGTCTGAATACTTTTGTAGAGTACCTTACAGAGGAGAGATGGGACAATAAATTCCCTTCCCGCCGAGGACCGGCACACACGATCGTAGATTATATGAAGTTACCGAAAGACCAGCTGGAACCCATCATGGTGAATTCAGAGAACATCATCCATTTCGGCCCGAATGCTTATGCCAAACCTGCCACCGGCCTGAATATCCTGCGCGAAACAATAATGGGCCGTGAAATATTTGACAAAGCGTTCAAAACCTATTCAAAAAGATGGGCGTTCAGGCATCCCGAACCTGCAGATTTCTTCCGTTCAATGAATGATGCCAGTGCCGAAAACCTGGACTGGTTCTGGCGGGGCTGGTTTTACGGTACCGATCCGGTGGATATCGCTATTGATAAAGTAACTGTAGCTGCACCGGACCTGGACGCCACTCCGCAACCTTTTCGTGAGGTTTATAATGTAGACGCCCCACTTCTCAATTCATTTGATGACATTTCCAAAATCCGTAACCGTAATGATAAAAGTATCACCTTTTACACCGATAAAGACAGGGAAAGTCAGGATTTTTACTGGCGTTACGCACGTGGCCGGGAAAAAGTAAATACGAAGCGTGAATATACTGTTGAGCGCGAAACAATGGAGAAGGTAGCCGCCAAAGATAAGCGTGACCTGCAAAATATATTTGGCTATCAAATTGATTTTGTTAATAAGGGCGGGATGGTAATGCCCATCATTCTGGAGTTTACTTTCGAAGACGGTACAAAACTCACCGATAAATCCTCTGCCCAAATCTGGCGAAAGGATGAGAACAAAGTGTCCAAAACCTACTTCTTCGACAAAAAATTAAAGTCAATTCAGCTTGACCCACTGCGTGAAACCGCCGACATAGACATCAGCAATAATTTCTGGGGTCAGATTCCGGCTCCGGTCACAAAGTTTGAAGTCTTTAAACAAAAAGCAGGAAATGCGGTGCGCGGTGCAGCACAGGAACGGATAAATCCCATGCAGGCTGCGGGTAAATAAAAAAAACAGGAGTTGCGGTGCAGCTCCTGTTTTGTTTTAGTATTATAAATGAATTAATCTTTCAGACAGAATGCCTGATTGGTATACGTAGGACTTGCCATGTAAGCACTGTCCACCACGTTTTTCTGTTCAATTACCAGAACTATGTTTCCACAGTTTTTGTCTGTTGCAGTCGTTACTTTAAATTCGCCGTTCACTACATTCACTGTTCTGGTAAATGAATTCACCTCGCCGGGAGCAATGACCTGATTTACGCCTTCAAAATCCATGTCGGTAAAGCGGCCACCGGAAACAGAAAGTGTGAATTTATGGATGAAATTGTCGGTAGCGCTGAACTTACCGAGAATTACATCACCTTTTTTGAAATGAACGCATTCCCCTTCATCATTGATCTTCATCATAGGTACAGGATAGGTGTTATCCATTTGGATACGGTGAGAATCTGAACTTCCGTCTTCATGTTCAATCACAATGTTCAGTCTGGCATTTGTGCCCGGGCTGAAAAGTGCCAGCTGACTCATAATATTGAGCTGATAAGGCTGATAGGTATAATAATTAGTAGCCGGTTCCGGATTGATGGTAGTATGAATTACGTTGCCGGAAGAATCATAACCTACCAGATGCAGCGGATCATTCACATAATTCATAGCTCCGGTTTCCAGGTTAATCACCTTAATCCGGTATTTCATACCTGCAAATGGCGATGAAACGCCGTGGATACTTATTTTGCCCATAAACCGGCTGCCATTGATCACCGGATTCTGGTTAATTTCAAATTTTGCTGCAGGCAGCGTAAGACCGGTGGTGTCATCAATATGATCAACTGAAATTCCGCCTAAAAGAATCATCTTTGGTGACTTGCCGTTCCAGCCTTTAGGCATGGGCGGAATCTGAACATATGCCTCCTTGAAATTACCCCAGTAAGGAGTATCGAGGCCTGTGGGTGGCACATTCCAGGAAAGCACTGCGCGAACTTTTATGACCCTTGGCGCATCGCATTTGGTTTTAAACTTCGTAAGGTCATAGGGCAGGATGGCAGAGTAAGAAAGACCGGCGTGTCCGGGAATATCATGGAGAACAACCACCTGGGTACCTACCCTCACCCACTGGCAGTTTGTGGATGAATCCTTGATCCAGAAAGTCACATATTCTTTAGAACCCGCCGTGCACAGGCCACCACCATAGCCATAGTGTTTCTTCGCCCGGAATGTGGCCACAAAGGCTTCCTTGTGATAATCCAGTCCTACACAGCCAATTTCCTCATAGGTCGTATTGCCTGTAGATTTGATGAGATCCTGCAGACTTTTTGTAAAATCAAGCTGATTGGCCTTAAACAGCGAAACTATATTGCTTTTAATAACCGGATCATTGCTGGTCATGGCTTCTACCAAAAGTTTGGCACCAGACCGATGGGGTTCTACACTGAGATTAGCATTTTTATAATCGCTTACCAGCTGGGAGAAATTAACTTTATCTGCCGCATATTCTTTTTGTGCATCACTAAGACTCTTCGCGGCCGCAGGATTATTCGCTGTAAGATCTTTCAGGGATATAGCAGGATTTAAAATGGCTTTCTCAATCAGAGAACCGATATTCACAAAGGGAATATTGATTTTTATGGGCTTAATCTGAATCTGGTCTTCCTTCACGTTTCCCCAAACGTAACCTGGCTGGGTTAAATTTGGATCGTTTGCCGGCGGAATAGAATTCCAGAGAAGGACAGCTTTCACCTTAGGCAAAACAGGTTGCGAACAGACTTTCTGCTTAGGGTCAATTTTAAGGCGTAGTGCGAATTCCATGGGTTTTTCAAGCTGTTGGTCACAGTCTTTTAAATCCGGGATATCATGAACATTAGCACCCACATATCCTTCATCTACCCAGCCGCCACCGTAATTTACATAAAACCTTACATAAATATGAGAACCGGCACTGCACAGATTTCCGGAGTATCCGTAAGCTCTCTTAATTTTCACAATCGCGGTCAGCTCTTCACTGTCCGGATTATAGCCTACACAACCCAATTCTTCAAAGGAAGTATTGAAGTTTTTTTCAAAAAACGCCAGGGGTGTATTTAATTTCAGGGCAGATTTTGAGCTGATGTTGGCCAGATAAAGCTGAGATTCATTTCGGGCAAGCATAAGCTGCTTTTCGTTTAATTCGTTAGGCATGACTATTTGTTTTTATGGTTTCCCTACTGTTAAGCGTTTCGGGTTTCGCTTTGTCCAACTGCAATGTTTTCAGTTAAATGATATCAATCAGACTTCGTAAAATTATTCCTAATCTCGTAGTAAATTAAAGGTAAATCACCCATTTTTTAATTTAAACAGATATTTTATATGAAAATATTCATCACAACCCGTTAAAACTTTAACAACCTACACGCAACATCATTAGCGCCCCTCACAAAAGCAGCGAACCGACTGCTCCAAATTGGATACATGATTCCCATCCAGGGATTGCCACTAACA belongs to Chryseobacterium sp. and includes:
- a CDS encoding HupE/UreJ family protein — translated: MQDFLFYLSLGWEHIISLDALDHQLFVLVLVVVFSMKDWKKILWLITAFTIGHSITLALSVLDLVKVPGQWVEFLIPLTIFITAADNILMKNRQQNLMKMNHYLAMIFGLIHGMGFANTARMTMASEQDLFLPLLGFNIGLELGQILVVALILALQWLILAIFKANRKDWILFVSAGVFALSLQMTLERLPF
- a CDS encoding zinc-dependent metalloprotease, encoding MFQQTDDKIIAVSLINEAYINSRDSSMDFLIPAAASHKTNQNICLSQTPACGATTIDVMVVYTSAARLGWGSVAQSNSQIATAITNFNLSLINSGIPDTTINLVYAGEIDYTESGNISTDLNRLRLPADGFMDDAHTLRTTYGADLCALITATPTNTCGLGYLNTNPSNYSNSAAFSVSLRNCAVSNYTLSHEIRHNMGLNHDWYVNQSNNPCSNMHGYVNQTAVTLGTASSTSQRWRTLMAYNDECADAGINCSRTNRWANPLVNYNGEPTGIAAPNPTPSDEAFGFARFACVVADFMPTANMNTVESVIDTRNELTVYPNPASEEINISTGNSEANTFRIINMAGQVVHTGKNRTVNIRHLSPGEYILTVSDTDGAFKGSAKFIVK
- a CDS encoding DUF6702 family protein, whose amino-acid sequence is MHKLLVLISLFLFSALPASEIHPYHVGSVEFRYNASSKTFEISARFFLDDLENALKEKYGEALHFNNESYQPKINTLLINYLSGHLKLKADNKVLNLTYLGFEEDSEAVNIYLESQKLDSPKKVEAAVSVLYNLFDDQINIIHIIVNGNRQSHKLSYPDRYLYRNF
- the radA gene encoding DNA repair protein RadA; protein product: MAKLKTAYFCQNCGTQYPQWLGQCKNCGEWNTLVEEIVEKSPARTTGSKSKQHIINIIEVETSEEPRITTPSEELNRVLGGGIVLGSVTLIGGEPGIGKSTLLLQLALKMKKKILYVSGEESASQIKMRADRLTELQNPNCYLFTETSVEKILHEAKKLQPDFVIIDSIQTLQSQLIESSPGTVSQIRECSNEIIKFAKDSNTPVFLVGHITKDGQIAGPKVLEHMVDVVLNFDGDRNHLFRLLRANKNRFGSTSEIGIYEMVAQGLKEIKNPSEILITKKFEELSGNSVAVTLEGNRPMLIEIQALVSSAVYGTPQRSCTGYDSKRLNMLLAVLEKRAGFQLGAKDVFLNITGGIKTDDPALDLAVVASILSSNEDSAISEHFCFAGEIGLSGEIRPVAQIEQRISEAEKLGYEQIFVSKLNKLPKRKSGIIVEEVSKVEEFHDRLF
- a CDS encoding ACP phosphodiesterase; the encoded protein is MNFLAHSYLAFSDGHIVGQFLQDFIRNKDRFSFPPEIVEGILLHREIDTFTDAHPEIHEAKKVFSPLVRLYSGAFVDVAFDYFLANHLPEETLKLHAERVYGVLGHHLHLFPPPFHRMLEGMERDNWLYHYREEQGIHFSFRNVLNKARYLDKNLAVFEVFLNNRPQLEAHFMKFFPDLVRHAETFNSRFRI
- a CDS encoding phosphatase PAP2 family protein, producing the protein MNNRYRALVIFTVTFALVYNFSLWYASQLSDVSSVILSVEKHIHFLPWTIVPYLSSGAFFWITFSLLKNNDQLEVFLKRVLFMTVAAGLIFVAAPLKYAYPRPEIENPLYRGLFWLLEGVDDPYNQSPSLHVAFSFAFWTVFREVKSRWRPLIAVWLAMVALSTLTTYQHHLIDVFTGSILAHFTFLLFPSGPVQNSSRNLHTANFFFLGAWCTLAGAFVLADYLSPNWISLLVPSTLLFLLGLLFQLRLLGYIRRQTVRVNNVRER
- a CDS encoding M1 family metallopeptidase, which translates into the protein MKLFSLLLAMLLPMSFCAQNIQNNPGSNHGNKFEQLGTILPTPNVYRNASGAPGHQYWQNRADYEITAYLDEEKRNLRGSETLTYYNNSPDELEYLWLQLDENQQSSVNNAGYDMESTLPRQITTDRLKVTDLPAKDNGYGVNLEKVTDAAGNPLPYTVNKTMMRIDLPRPLKSGEKYTFKIDWNYNIPNRITMGGRGGYEHFPEDGNDLYTITQWFPRMCVYSDFKGWQHNQFTGRGEFALPFGNYKVSMNVPADHIVASTGEGKNFETVLTPTQLARWKKAQTASEPIEIVTLEEAKKAEKTRSKQRKTWFFEAENVRDFAWTSSRKFIWDGMKVVIPENNNQVMAMSLYPKESYHLYRKFSTRAVAHTILTYSEFTIPYPYPVAQSVEAANGMEYPMICFNYGRTEKDGTYSEGIKNGMIGVIIHEVGHNFFPMIVNSDERQWSWMDEGLNTFVEYLTEERWDNKFPSRRGPAHTIVDYMKLPKDQLEPIMVNSENIIHFGPNAYAKPATGLNILRETIMGREIFDKAFKTYSKRWAFRHPEPADFFRSMNDASAENLDWFWRGWFYGTDPVDIAIDKVTVAAPDLDATPQPFREVYNVDAPLLNSFDDISKIRNRNDKSITFYTDKDRESQDFYWRYARGREKVNTKREYTVERETMEKVAAKDKRDLQNIFGYQIDFVNKGGMVMPIILEFTFEDGTKLTDKSSAQIWRKDENKVSKTYFFDKKLKSIQLDPLRETADIDISNNFWGQIPAPVTKFEVFKQKAGNAVRGAAQERINPMQAAGK